One genomic region from Octopus sinensis linkage group LG13, ASM634580v1, whole genome shotgun sequence encodes:
- the LOC115218349 gene encoding protocadherin-11 X-linked — protein MPALLILFFLACFGFCPVIAELTFHVYEESPISTYIGSVYDTSKSNKSSRFFFIEPKTDLFRINKDSGKIFTDKRINREDLCGSDSSCALTTKVRIDSVTIEIVTVKIYIDDINDNAPIFYKIETLKISENSSPDKIYSIEEAWDFDSGNNSAIYYTLLDDENNAFSLIQNEGQLQGLKVNKILDYEEQTFYQLTLVAKDQGIPQRSGSTFINITVLDENDNSPIFEKVVYNQTIFENVPVSSTILRLHAVDKDSGENGEVKYKLSHKTSLSIREIFEVKESSGTVILKGSLGEKYQYSFDVIAYDQGSRRHSASVTVTINIVDINDNSPVITIDPSLANVSESETVGSHVAVAYIHDKDKGDNGKVNCSIAVNSQYFDLNLISSITYEIVIKHELDFEYITTYNITVECEDNGIPKLKGENTLVVSVIDENDNPPVFTSDIKIVDITENNKVPEIITQVKATDKDYGMNSEIYYYLDSDNASDFILDNRTGVIMTNKIFDRETISVVQIKVLAVDCGILPLTGTGTVQLKILDANDNIPKFQKQHYEFHTLEAQARNATIGTVEAKDLDAGENGTVTYVIENSNRASELFTVTDGVLRTKAVLNHRKGRRYDFLVVATDHGKKPLNSSTSITVIVEDANDNRPFIIYPSVANNSISISYEMTLADRPISQVVAFDDDEGENARLSYFLEDIPETTSFFRINETSGEIMLIKNGNVSRPRQKYKLLISVKDHGKPAQNTTTVLFVNITDGKPLTSKPNILEIILPICIVFIILIIIGIGYMWSRTNKEKRRYFAKRHEDASLRRKRDNFPKENEFNNNSGKSEALKRSTSEGNDAQSLQGKENSHEAAGSLPPDIHTRTEESGNNVSKEPSFQYSNLLCKDDANNSPPEESEESQIRVEPEVNFPLDRASIKGSSAALIQA, from the exons ATGCCTGCtttattaattctatttttcctGGCATGTTTTGGATTTTGCCCTGTTATAGCAGAGCTAACTTTTCATGTTTATGAGGAATCACCAATATCTACCTATATTGGTTCTGTTTATGACACCAGTAAATCTAACAAGTCTAGCAGGTTTTTTTTCATTGAACCAAAGACTGATCTGTTTAGAATTAACAAAGATTCTGGAAAGATTTTTACTGATAAGCGTATTAACCGGGAAGACTTATGTGGATCTGATTCTTCATGTGCTTTGACTACGAAGGTCCGAATAGATTCAGTAACAATTGAAATAGTGACTGTGAAAATTTACATAGATGACATCAATGATAATGCtcctattttttataaaattgaaactttaaAGATTAGTGAAAACAGTTCAcctgataaaatatattccattGAAGAAGCATGGGATTTTGATTCAGGGAACAATTctgcaatatattatacattgttagatgatgaaaataatgccTTTAGCTTGATCCAGAATGAGGGCCAACTGCAAGGCTTAAAAGTTAACAAGATTTTGGATTATGAAGAACAAACATTTTACCAGTTGACACTTGTAGCAAAAGATCAAGGCATTCCACAGAGAAGCGGCagtacattcataaatattacTGTGttagatgaaaatgataatagcCCAATATTTGAAAAAGTTGTCTATAACCaaacaatttttgaaaatgtaCCTGTATCATCAACAATACTCAGATTGCATGCAGTCGACAAAGATTCTGGTGAGAATGGTGAAGTGAAATACAAGTTAAGCCATAAAACTTCTCTAAGTATTAGAGAAATTTTTGAAGTGAAAGAATCTTCTGGAACAGTTATTTTGAAAGGTAGTCTAggtgaaaaatatcaatattctttTGATGTAATAGCTTATGACCAAGGGTCAAGGAGGCATTCAGCATCTGTAACTGTTACCATTAATATTGTTGATATCAATGACAATTCTCCAGTCATTACTATTGATCCTTCATTGGCCAATGTATCAGAATCTGAAACTGTGGGCTCCCATGTAGCTGTTGCTTACATTCATGATAAGGATAAAGGTGACAATGGTAAAGTGAACTGTTCGATTGCTGTTAATAGTCAGTACTTTGACCTCAACCTAATTTCTTCAATAACTTATGAAATAGTCATTAAGCATGAACTGGATTTTGAATACATAACCACTTATAATATCACTGTTGAATGTGAAGATAATGGTATACCTAAACTAAAAGGTGAAAATACTCTTGTGGTGAGTGTCATTGATGAGAATGACAATCCTCCGGTTTTTACCAGTGACATCAAGATTGTTGATATCACTGAAAATAATAAAGTTCCTGAAATTATAACCCAGGTGAAAGCAACAGATAAAGATTATGGTATGAACTCTGAAATATATTACTACCTTGATTCTGACAATGCATCAGATTTTATTTTAGATAACAGAACAGGTGTAATcatgacaaacaaaatatttgatagaGAAACCATTTCAGTGGTACAGATTAAAGTTCTTGCAGTGGATTGTGGAATTTTACCTCTCACTGGCACTGGAACTGTACAGTTAAAGATACTTGATGCTAATGATAATATACCAAAATTTCAAAAGCAACATTATGAGTTTCATACATTGGAAGCTCAGGCAAGAAATGCCACAATTGGGACTGTAGAAGCAAAAGATTTGGATGCTGGGGAAAATGGAACAGTTACATATGTAATTGAAAACAGCAACAGAGCTTCAGAGCTCTTCACTGTGACTGATGGTGTTTTAAGGACTAAAGCTGTATTAAATCACAGGAAAGGGAGGAGATATGATTTCTTGGTTGTAGCTACTGACCATGGGAAAAAACCATTGAATTCATCAACAAGTATCACAGTAATTGTTGAAGATGCTAATGACAACCGTCCCTTTATTATTTACCCTAGTGTTGCAAACAACAGCATTTCAATCAGTTACGAAATGACCCTAGCTGACCGGCCTATTTCACAGGTCGTAgcctttgatgatgatgaaggagaaaaTGCTAGGTTATCTTATTTCCTTGAAGATATCCCTGAAACAACCAGTTTTTTCAGAATTAATGAAACATCTGGTGAAATAATGCTGATTAAAAATGGTAATGTCAGCAGACCAAGACAAAAgtataaattattgatttctgttAAAGACCATGGTAAACCAGCACAAAATACTACTACagttttatttgtgaatataACTGATGGCAAACCATTGACAAGCAAACCTAATATTCTTGAAATTATTTTACCAATATGTATAGTATTCATTATTCTAATTATCATTGGAATTGGATACATGTGGTCCAGAACTAATAAAGAGAAAAGACGATATTTTGCAAAGAGACATGAAGATGCTTCACTTCGAAGGAAACGAGATAATTTTCctaaagaaaatgaattcaatAACAACAGTGGCAAGTCTGAGGCCTTGAAGAGAAGTACATCTGAAGGAAATGATGCCCAGTCTTTGCAAGGAAAGGAAAATAGCCATGAAGCAGCAGGTAGTTTACctccagatatacacacacgaacagaaGAAAGTGGAAATAATGTGTCCAAAGAACCATCATTCCAG TACAGTAATCTTTTGTGCAAAGATGATGCCAACAATTCCCCACCAGAAGAGAGTGAAGAATCTCAGATCAGAGTTGAACCTGAAGTAAATTTTCCGCTAGATCGAGCATCCATCAAAGGAAGTAGTGCTG ctcTTATTCAAGCCTAA